Proteins from a genomic interval of Sphingopyxis sp. QXT-31:
- a CDS encoding DNA modification system-associated small protein, translated as MTVDDKIGLLLAPEADQVLDDVCSKEGIDPRLFRELLRLEQDYSGMRRRRGLFDDIDRVISSALGEGAA; from the coding sequence ATGACGGTGGACGACAAAATCGGCCTGCTGCTTGCACCCGAGGCCGACCAGGTCCTTGATGACGTCTGCTCCAAGGAAGGCATTGATCCGCGCCTATTCCGCGAACTCCTCCGGCTCGAGCAGGACTATTCTGGTATGCGCCGGCGGCGCGGCCTCTTCGACGATATCGACAGGGTCATTTCTTCGGCGCTCGGGGAAGGCGCTGCATGA
- the dndC gene encoding DNA phosphorothioation system sulfurtransferase DndC, which yields MATLLNEVEDLGSKLEFARAELLAEYRAAHDFPWIIGFSGGKDSTLVAQLVFEMLLDLPPSARTRPVHIVANDTLVEAPLIARHLDAMLERMRSVVPALRLPVTVVKTSPKIDQTFWVNLIGRGYPSPSRSFRWCTDRMKIQPTSHYIRSTIDETGQAILLLGVRRQESATRAMSVNRYSNGERLNPHNSLAGCLVFRPIVEFSTDEVWQVLLQRRPPWGGSHRQLVTLYRNAAGGECPLVLDKDDAPSCGTSSSRFGCWTCTVIVKDHSMEGFIGTGNEHLEPLMDFRDWLAEIRQDAEMRMARRRTGARSHLADGSLIPGPFTFEARRMILDRLIKVQAEVGEPLISESEIQQIHSIWADDATRLARAAEEPKV from the coding sequence ATGGCAACGCTGCTGAATGAGGTGGAGGACTTAGGCAGCAAACTTGAGTTCGCACGCGCGGAACTTCTTGCCGAATATCGCGCCGCACATGATTTTCCTTGGATCATCGGCTTTTCAGGCGGGAAGGACAGCACGCTCGTCGCCCAACTAGTCTTCGAAATGCTTCTCGATCTGCCGCCGAGCGCACGCACGCGGCCCGTCCATATCGTTGCCAATGATACGCTTGTCGAAGCGCCGCTGATCGCACGTCACCTCGACGCCATGCTCGAACGGATGCGGAGCGTGGTACCGGCGCTTCGTCTTCCGGTGACCGTGGTGAAGACCAGCCCGAAGATTGACCAGACCTTCTGGGTGAATTTGATCGGCAGAGGCTATCCGTCGCCCAGCCGCTCATTCCGCTGGTGCACCGACAGGATGAAGATTCAGCCAACCTCGCATTATATCCGCTCGACTATCGACGAGACTGGGCAAGCCATTTTGCTGCTCGGTGTGCGGCGGCAGGAATCGGCGACGCGCGCCATGAGCGTGAATCGCTATTCGAACGGCGAACGGCTTAACCCGCACAATTCCCTGGCGGGCTGCCTAGTATTTCGGCCGATCGTGGAATTTTCAACTGACGAGGTATGGCAGGTCTTGCTGCAGCGTCGTCCGCCATGGGGTGGATCGCACAGGCAGCTTGTCACGCTCTATCGAAATGCGGCCGGCGGTGAATGCCCGCTCGTTCTGGATAAAGATGACGCTCCGTCCTGCGGAACATCGTCGTCACGCTTCGGCTGTTGGACCTGCACCGTTATCGTCAAGGACCATAGTATGGAAGGCTTCATCGGTACCGGGAACGAACATCTCGAACCCTTGATGGACTTTCGTGACTGGCTTGCCGAGATTCGCCAGGATGCCGAGATGCGCATGGCGCGCCGGCGCACCGGGGCGCGGTCGCATCTCGCCGACGGCTCCCTCATCCCAGGCCCGTTCACCTTCGAGGCACGGCGAATGATTCTCGACCGGCTGATCAAGGTGCAGGCGGAAGTCGGCGAACCCCTTATCAGCGAGTCGGAAATTCAGCAGATCCATTCGATCTGGGCGGACGACGCAACGCGGCTGGCGCGCGCCGCCGAGGAACCCAAAGTATGA
- a CDS encoding cysteine desulfurase family protein codes for MTRPLYLDFQATTPVDQGVLAAMLPYFSDDFGNPHASEHQYGQSAAQAIAKARADVAKLIGARSSEIIFTSGATEANNLLLKSAAHMMADRGRRRIVSAATEHKAVIEVLARLGKQGFEVVWADVGSDGLVSIANLDKLVDEATALVTIMAVNNEIGVIQDLATIGHICRERGAIFHSDAAQAAGKIPLDVGHAAIDLMSLSAHKFYGPKGIGAAYIRRSLQRDLAPQIDGGGQEAGLRAGTLPTPLCVGIGAASALAAATMAGERTHLLCLQEAFLEELSARGAKFAVNGTLDRRWPGNLNLSFEGVDAEALVMAVSDRIAISSGSACTAEALEPSHVLRALGFGAERTEGAVRIGFGRSTTLDEVNRAARVLADSATGLAQISRSAEWKDEGVYGNAAE; via the coding sequence ATGACGCGCCCTCTCTATCTCGACTTTCAGGCGACAACTCCCGTCGATCAGGGCGTGCTGGCGGCCATGCTGCCCTATTTTTCCGACGATTTCGGAAACCCCCACGCGAGCGAGCATCAATATGGGCAAAGCGCGGCGCAGGCCATTGCCAAGGCGCGCGCGGATGTGGCGAAGCTGATCGGCGCGCGGTCGAGCGAGATAATCTTCACCTCGGGCGCGACCGAGGCCAATAATCTACTGCTGAAGTCCGCGGCGCATATGATGGCGGACCGGGGCCGACGAAGGATTGTGAGCGCGGCAACCGAACATAAGGCGGTGATCGAAGTGCTTGCAAGGCTCGGCAAGCAGGGCTTCGAGGTCGTGTGGGCTGACGTCGGCTCGGATGGACTGGTTTCGATCGCAAATCTCGACAAACTCGTCGACGAGGCGACCGCGCTCGTCACCATTATGGCCGTGAACAACGAGATCGGGGTTATTCAGGACCTTGCCACCATCGGGCATATCTGCCGGGAGCGCGGCGCGATCTTTCACAGCGATGCGGCGCAGGCAGCAGGTAAGATTCCCTTGGATGTCGGACATGCCGCGATAGACCTTATGAGCCTGTCCGCGCATAAATTCTATGGCCCAAAGGGTATCGGCGCAGCCTACATCCGCCGTTCGCTCCAGCGCGATCTCGCTCCGCAAATCGATGGCGGCGGTCAGGAGGCTGGGCTGCGTGCAGGCACCCTCCCCACCCCGCTCTGCGTCGGGATAGGCGCAGCCAGTGCGTTGGCCGCGGCGACGATGGCCGGCGAGCGAACGCATCTTCTGTGCCTCCAGGAAGCCTTTCTCGAAGAACTTTCCGCCCGCGGCGCGAAATTCGCGGTGAACGGCACGCTCGATCGGCGCTGGCCAGGCAATCTCAACCTCAGCTTCGAAGGGGTTGACGCAGAGGCTTTGGTGATGGCGGTGAGCGATCGGATCGCTATCTCATCGGGATCCGCGTGCACGGCAGAGGCGCTTGAACCGAGCCACGTCCTGCGCGCGCTCGGCTTTGGAGCAGAACGAACCGAAGGCGCGGTCAGAATTGGATTTGGCCGCTCGACGACGTTGGACGAGGTCAATAGAGCGGCGCGCGTACTTGCCGATTCGGCGACGGGTCTCGCACAGATCAGCCGGTCAGCAGAATGGAAGGATGAAGGGGTATATGGCAACGCTGCTGAATGA
- a CDS encoding winged helix-turn-helix transcriptional regulator, translated as MPEYEFTMQNEMRRAFAMLSGKWKLEIMWLLHQRIYRFGELRKGIPGITQHMLTAQLRELEADGLISRTVFAEVPPRVEYEMTSKARALGPMMEALTAWWSEHGSSVPQKPSKSSGRNASDRE; from the coding sequence ATGCCGGAATATGAATTCACGATGCAGAACGAGATGCGTCGAGCATTCGCGATGCTCTCGGGTAAATGGAAGCTCGAGATCATGTGGCTGCTCCACCAGCGGATCTATCGCTTCGGAGAACTGCGAAAGGGAATTCCGGGGATCACGCAGCACATGCTGACCGCACAGCTACGCGAACTCGAAGCCGATGGCTTGATATCGCGCACGGTGTTCGCGGAGGTGCCTCCGCGCGTCGAATATGAAATGACGTCAAAAGCTCGCGCGCTCGGGCCGATGATGGAAGCGCTGACCGCTTGGTGGAGCGAACACGGAAGCAGCGTCCCGCAGAAGCCGTCGAAATCGAGCGGCCGCAATGCGAGCGATAGAGAATAA
- a CDS encoding DoxX family protein, with translation MAAIYTYWISTALLSALYLSSAFLYLMKRDFVRKAQADLGYHAAHLAPLMIVVKILGPAAILSRVNVPLSDLAYAGIFYHLILSGMAHLGVRSFKGALPAAIGLVLLAASFATQNFARDVPSPYAPAAVAPC, from the coding sequence GTGGCCGCCATTTATACCTATTGGATCAGCACCGCTCTCTTGTCGGCGCTCTATCTGTCATCCGCATTTCTGTACCTGATGAAGCGGGACTTCGTCCGAAAGGCCCAGGCCGATCTGGGCTATCATGCCGCGCATCTGGCGCCGCTGATGATCGTCGTGAAGATCCTCGGGCCGGCCGCGATCCTCTCGCGCGTCAACGTGCCGCTCAGCGATCTCGCCTATGCCGGCATCTTCTATCACCTGATCCTGTCCGGAATGGCCCATCTCGGAGTGCGCAGTTTCAAGGGCGCGCTGCCCGCCGCCATCGGCCTGGTTCTCCTCGCCGCGTCGTTCGCAACGCAAAACTTCGCTCGCGACGTGCCTTCACCCTATGCGCCCGCTGCTGTGGCGCCTTGCTAA
- a CDS encoding SDR family NAD(P)-dependent oxidoreductase — MGRLDGKIAIVAGAGRGIGRATAKLFAAEGAKVAVLSLTPTNIDAVVADIEAKGGTAIGVQCDLSDGEQIKAAVAKVVAAWGGIDILVNNAFDPSAALSSVLDLSVETLQRNFDMGPIAYLRMMQAAYPHLKVSPAGRIINLGSAGGLLGMVGYAPYGMAKEAVRALTRVAAREWGADGITVNNVMPIADTFGSDRPPLPNVFNRNGSPEQDIAPVILFLATKDAQFITGYSLTPDGGMIIDGAR; from the coding sequence ATGGGCCGACTTGACGGCAAGATTGCCATTGTAGCTGGCGCAGGCCGCGGCATCGGCCGCGCCACCGCAAAGCTTTTCGCGGCGGAAGGGGCGAAGGTCGCCGTCCTGTCGCTGACGCCTACGAATATCGACGCTGTCGTCGCCGATATCGAAGCGAAGGGCGGTACAGCCATCGGGGTTCAGTGTGACCTCAGTGACGGCGAGCAGATCAAGGCTGCGGTGGCCAAGGTCGTCGCGGCTTGGGGCGGCATCGACATTCTCGTCAACAATGCGTTCGATCCCTCGGCGGCCCTGTCCTCGGTCCTCGACCTGTCGGTCGAGACGTTACAGCGCAACTTCGACATGGGACCGATAGCCTATCTGCGCATGATGCAGGCAGCCTATCCGCACCTCAAAGTCAGCCCGGCCGGCCGCATCATTAACCTGGGCTCCGCCGGCGGCCTCCTCGGCATGGTGGGCTACGCGCCCTATGGCATGGCCAAGGAAGCTGTCCGCGCGCTCACACGGGTGGCCGCCCGCGAATGGGGCGCCGACGGAATCACCGTTAACAATGTCATGCCGATCGCCGATACCTTCGGCAGCGACAGGCCGCCCTTGCCCAATGTGTTCAATCGCAATGGATCGCCCGAACAGGACATCGCGCCGGTCATCCTGTTTCTCGCCACCAAGGATGCGCAGTTCATCACTGGCTACAGCCTGACGCCCGATGGCGGGATGATCATCGACGGCGCACGCTGA
- a CDS encoding MAPEG family protein, with translation MAVLPVTSLLAAAFAVALVTLSFPISLRRLKVGDMVGDSADDALRRRIRAQGNFIEYVPLGLMTLALAEAQAAPLWLVLTIATMLVLGRALHVVGMLTASGPVRGFGMIFTYLALLCAAGGLIVNVAL, from the coding sequence ATGGCCGTACTTCCCGTCACATCGCTGCTCGCGGCCGCATTCGCGGTCGCGCTCGTCACTCTTTCATTTCCGATTTCGCTGCGCCGCCTGAAGGTTGGCGATATGGTCGGCGACAGCGCCGATGACGCTCTGCGCCGACGTATCCGTGCGCAGGGCAATTTCATCGAATATGTTCCACTTGGACTTATGACCCTCGCGCTGGCCGAGGCTCAAGCTGCACCCTTATGGCTCGTCTTGACGATTGCGACGATGCTGGTCCTCGGCCGAGCGTTGCACGTGGTTGGCATGCTGACTGCTTCGGGGCCGGTGCGCGGCTTCGGCATGATCTTCACCTATCTGGCGTTGCTTTGCGCTGCGGGAGGCTTGATCGTCAACGTCGCGTTATGA
- a CDS encoding GntR family transcriptional regulator, with translation MQNPSKAAAFWLRRDIVRGVFEPHERLKVEHLVQFYGVGHSPIREAILLMSESGLVVHEHQKGYRVAPVSLADYDDVLAVYQRLYKLAIEMAIDLADDEWEERVVVQLHRASKAKVVEPDGEPEAREHWQRAYWEFHGALVSGCRSPLLMQLLGDIGFRLERYVNLFAEPSEGRRSADGEVLGMHRAIVDALVARDKSGAVALIDDYFAASQPVRNAIKERLRSSLKAKRGRKRAD, from the coding sequence GTGCAGAATCCTTCGAAGGCAGCGGCATTCTGGTTGCGGCGTGATATCGTGCGCGGTGTATTTGAACCGCATGAGCGGTTGAAGGTTGAACATCTCGTCCAATTTTATGGCGTCGGGCACAGCCCGATCCGCGAAGCCATCCTTCTGATGTCCGAAAGCGGGCTGGTCGTGCACGAACATCAGAAAGGTTATCGCGTCGCGCCGGTCTCGCTCGCCGACTATGATGATGTGCTGGCGGTCTATCAGCGACTCTACAAGCTGGCGATCGAGATGGCGATCGACCTTGCCGACGACGAATGGGAAGAGCGCGTCGTTGTCCAACTCCACCGCGCATCGAAGGCAAAGGTCGTCGAGCCTGATGGCGAGCCCGAAGCGCGCGAGCATTGGCAGCGGGCCTATTGGGAGTTTCACGGCGCGCTCGTCTCGGGCTGCCGCTCGCCGTTGCTGATGCAGTTGCTCGGCGACATCGGGTTCCGGCTGGAGCGATATGTGAATCTTTTCGCCGAGCCTAGCGAGGGACGTCGCAGCGCCGACGGCGAGGTGCTGGGCATGCATCGCGCGATCGTCGATGCTCTGGTCGCGCGCGACAAGAGCGGGGCAGTCGCGCTGATCGACGATTATTTCGCGGCCAGCCAACCTGTACGCAACGCCATCAAGGAGCGGCTGCGCAGCAGCTTGAAGGCAAAGCGCGGACGCAAGCGCGCCGACTAA
- a CDS encoding glycoside hydrolase family 5 protein: MTKLPIRQHGAHFIDADGGQVILRGVNLGGDCKVPPGQGTDVYSDFADHRSVSFVGRPFPLVEADAHLNRIAHWGFNTLRLLTTWEAVEHAGPGQYDAAYLDYFAEIARKAGEHGLTLFVDFHQDVWSRMSGGDGAPGWTFETVGLDFTTFDAAEAAHVMQARYDYASPDRRQDVYPQMSWGSNYRLPANGIMWTLFWAGRTITPDFLIDGINVQEYLQSHYLGAMSQVARRLADMPHVIGFDTLNEPSLGWVGQPIAYRHLAPSDANPERPRIGPALAPLDAIAMARGLAVEVPVLTRDEAGAAVPTTTRIFNPDGVSIWREGAACPFEAAGHYRIENGAAIPTGDDVLAAIDPTHDVYRSFFHKVAETIRAHQPRWSIFAEMDVFAHLAGRHFPTDLPERTVNASHWYDMGMLYLKRFDPTNHRDAATGQAETSLDAISARYQHQLGSFAQESATFPGGGAPTLIGEFGIPYDLDEGTAYKRWAAGERDVWQQHEAALTLMYDAMDALGLHSTQWNYTASNRNDLRIGDGWNQEDLSIWSADQRLGIGGIGDGGRALSGFSRPYVHRAQGRIRHVSFDRTARRFATNIDVDQGIGGATEIYVPLVHYPDGFVLRCEGVPVDLHLDQIGQRAHIRATVSGAMSVEILPAV, translated from the coding sequence GTGACGAAGCTGCCGATCCGCCAGCACGGCGCGCACTTCATCGACGCCGATGGCGGGCAGGTGATACTGCGCGGGGTCAATCTTGGCGGCGACTGCAAGGTGCCGCCGGGACAAGGCACCGACGTCTACAGCGACTTCGCCGATCATCGCAGCGTGTCGTTTGTCGGGCGGCCCTTCCCGCTTGTCGAAGCCGACGCGCACTTGAACCGCATCGCGCATTGGGGATTCAATACGCTGCGGCTGCTGACGACCTGGGAAGCGGTCGAGCACGCCGGACCGGGCCAGTATGACGCGGCCTATCTCGACTATTTTGCCGAGATCGCGCGCAAGGCGGGCGAACATGGCCTCACCCTCTTTGTCGATTTCCATCAGGATGTGTGGAGCCGGATGTCGGGCGGCGACGGTGCGCCCGGTTGGACGTTCGAAACGGTCGGACTGGATTTCACGACGTTCGACGCCGCCGAAGCGGCACATGTCATGCAGGCGCGTTACGATTATGCCTCGCCCGACCGGCGGCAGGACGTCTATCCGCAAATGAGCTGGGGCTCCAACTATCGCCTGCCCGCGAACGGCATCATGTGGACGCTCTTCTGGGCCGGTCGGACGATCACGCCCGACTTCCTGATCGATGGCATCAATGTACAGGAATATCTGCAGAGCCATTATCTAGGAGCGATGAGCCAGGTCGCGCGGCGGCTCGCCGACATGCCGCACGTCATCGGCTTCGACACGTTAAATGAACCGAGCCTCGGCTGGGTGGGCCAGCCGATCGCCTATCGCCACCTCGCGCCGTCCGACGCCAATCCCGAAAGACCGCGGATCGGACCCGCGCTCGCGCCGCTCGATGCCATCGCCATGGCGCGCGGGCTAGCCGTCGAGGTGCCGGTTCTAACCCGCGACGAGGCGGGCGCGGCGGTGCCGACGACAACACGCATCTTCAATCCCGACGGCGTATCGATCTGGCGCGAGGGCGCAGCATGCCCTTTCGAAGCCGCCGGCCACTACCGCATCGAAAACGGCGCTGCGATCCCGACCGGCGATGATGTCCTCGCCGCGATCGATCCGACCCATGACGTTTATCGATCCTTTTTTCACAAAGTCGCCGAGACGATCCGCGCGCACCAACCCCGCTGGTCGATCTTTGCCGAGATGGACGTGTTCGCGCATCTCGCTGGCCGCCACTTCCCCACCGACCTGCCCGAACGCACGGTCAATGCCAGCCACTGGTACGATATGGGCATGCTTTATCTGAAACGCTTCGACCCGACGAACCACCGCGACGCCGCGACCGGGCAAGCAGAAACGTCACTGGATGCCATCAGCGCCCGCTACCAGCACCAACTCGGTAGCTTCGCACAGGAAAGCGCGACCTTTCCGGGGGGCGGCGCGCCGACGCTCATCGGTGAATTCGGGATTCCCTACGATCTCGACGAAGGCACCGCCTATAAGCGCTGGGCCGCAGGCGAACGCGACGTGTGGCAGCAGCACGAAGCCGCACTGACGCTGATGTACGACGCGATGGACGCGCTCGGACTACACTCGACCCAGTGGAACTACACCGCGTCGAACCGCAACGATTTGCGCATCGGGGACGGCTGGAACCAGGAAGATTTGTCGATCTGGTCCGCCGACCAGCGCCTCGGCATCGGCGGGATTGGCGATGGTGGACGCGCCCTCTCGGGCTTCAGCCGCCCCTATGTCCACCGTGCGCAGGGACGCATCCGCCACGTCAGCTTCGACCGGACGGCGCGCCGCTTCGCCACAAATATCGACGTCGACCAAGGCATCGGCGGCGCGACCGAAATCTATGTGCCGCTTGTCCACTATCCGGATGGATTCGTTCTGCGCTGCGAGGGCGTACCGGTCGACCTCCATCTCGACCAAATCGGCCAGCGCGCGCATATTCGCGCGACAGTCAGCGGCGCCATGTCGGTGGAAATCCTCCCCGCGGTGTGA
- a CDS encoding phytanoyl-CoA dioxygenase family protein, producing MTPAQLANYAEAFQRDGFVHVPGVIPPDDLAVYAAAVDEAVATRKADDTRTLDEKSPYEQSFLQCQYIWEDFPSVRPLTFHPAVGEVTAALLGAKRVRLWHDQALYKEAGGRETEAHQDQPYWPIVERDTATAWVPLMKVDSDMGCMGYFPGSHRGDAEYVDIFGTPGDGKRLVDKYPDTPPVFIECEPGDVIFHNGYTTHMAKANRSGQTRRVYTAIYFADGSHRGGPRPHPSVDRDAIADGAVIDGGATPITWPLEGGRIPEPEPWPEATGLEWRERAERLGIIPKRA from the coding sequence GTGACCCCCGCGCAGCTTGCAAACTACGCCGAGGCGTTCCAGCGAGACGGCTTTGTCCACGTTCCCGGCGTGATCCCGCCGGACGATCTCGCCGTCTACGCCGCCGCGGTCGACGAAGCGGTTGCGACGCGCAAGGCGGACGACACGCGCACGCTCGACGAGAAGTCGCCCTATGAACAGAGCTTCCTCCAGTGCCAATATATCTGGGAGGATTTCCCCAGCGTCCGCCCCCTCACCTTCCACCCAGCGGTCGGCGAAGTCACCGCGGCGCTGCTCGGCGCGAAGCGGGTGCGGCTGTGGCACGATCAGGCGCTCTACAAGGAAGCCGGCGGGCGCGAGACCGAAGCGCATCAGGACCAGCCCTATTGGCCGATCGTCGAGCGCGACACCGCGACCGCGTGGGTCCCATTGATGAAAGTCGATTCTGACATGGGCTGCATGGGCTATTTCCCCGGCTCGCACCGCGGCGACGCCGAATATGTCGACATCTTTGGGACGCCGGGCGACGGCAAACGGCTGGTCGACAAATATCCCGACACACCGCCGGTGTTCATCGAATGCGAACCCGGCGACGTGATCTTTCACAATGGCTATACGACCCATATGGCGAAGGCGAACCGATCCGGTCAGACGCGGCGCGTCTATACCGCGATCTATTTCGCCGACGGGTCGCATCGCGGTGGTCCGCGCCCCCACCCGTCGGTCGACCGTGATGCGATTGCCGATGGCGCGGTGATCGACGGCGGCGCGACCCCTATCACCTGGCCACTGGAGGGAGGCCGTATCCCCGAACCCGAACCCTGGCCCGAAGCGACCGGTCTCGAATGGCGCGAGCGCGCCGAGCGACTCGGCATCATTCCCAAGCGCGCGTGA
- a CDS encoding phytanoyl-CoA dioxygenase family protein encodes MNAPYRIHPQNKDFTWTDAPDTGLRRVSPEQKRQFDEQGYFILRGAFTEAELDTVEAAIDPLEHQHELAIRAKEEGREGISSADAITFTGHIVKHSPILKSFAAHEVIAEVCHDLIGPDVRLYWDQSVYKKSGKPQEFPWHQDNGYTFIEPQQYLTFWIPLVDVDVENGCPWIAPGLHKLGTLDHWVTPIGLKCLEDAENAVPAPAKRGDIIIFSSLAPHRTGPNLKEGTVRKAYILQYAPDGAEAWTKEGERVPQTDPDRQFPILTDGKRP; translated from the coding sequence ATGAACGCTCCCTATCGCATCCACCCGCAGAACAAGGATTTTACCTGGACCGACGCGCCCGACACGGGCCTGCGCCGCGTTTCGCCCGAGCAGAAGCGGCAGTTCGACGAACAGGGCTATTTCATCCTGCGCGGTGCCTTCACCGAGGCCGAGCTCGATACAGTCGAGGCTGCGATCGATCCGCTCGAGCATCAGCATGAGCTTGCCATCCGCGCCAAGGAGGAAGGCCGCGAAGGCATTTCGTCCGCTGACGCGATCACCTTCACCGGCCATATCGTCAAGCACTCGCCGATCCTGAAATCCTTCGCCGCGCACGAAGTGATCGCCGAGGTGTGCCATGACCTGATCGGGCCGGACGTGCGGCTCTATTGGGACCAGTCGGTGTACAAAAAGTCGGGCAAGCCGCAGGAATTTCCCTGGCACCAGGACAATGGCTACACCTTCATCGAGCCGCAGCAATATCTGACCTTCTGGATTCCGCTCGTCGACGTCGATGTCGAAAATGGCTGCCCGTGGATCGCGCCAGGACTGCACAAGCTCGGCACACTCGATCATTGGGTGACGCCGATCGGCCTCAAATGTCTGGAGGACGCCGAGAATGCTGTGCCGGCGCCTGCAAAGCGCGGCGACATCATCATTTTCTCCTCGCTCGCCCCCCATCGCACCGGCCCGAACCTGAAAGAAGGGACGGTGCGCAAGGCCTATATCCTGCAATATGCCCCCGATGGCGCCGAGGCGTGGACGAAGGAGGGCGAGCGCGTGCCGCAGACCGACCCCGACCGCCAGTTCCCGATCCTGACCGATGGGAAGCGGCCGTGA
- a CDS encoding phytanoyl-CoA dioxygenase family protein → MNAEARLKAWNEQGFFVIRGLVDPAKAKAVEDEVIARIRAHPPEDHPGETIYQAGPDYAIFPEKEPSPSAVNPEDRIAKVFNCHTEGMTRQIAESDAIADIVEGLLGPDIDCFQSQFIFKNPGVIGQPWHQDSYYFRFDRQPQVGVWLALSRATLENGCLWVLPGSHKGPIHDHVPDRRPAANRAYTEIVSEDDSAREPALMEPGDVLFFHSFLMHMSTDNVADERRAAMVYHYGRAGTLPVNDEAAASLAPVNRWIPIRRQEAEAA, encoded by the coding sequence ATGAATGCCGAAGCACGGCTGAAAGCCTGGAACGAGCAGGGTTTTTTCGTGATCCGTGGCCTTGTCGATCCGGCGAAGGCGAAAGCGGTCGAGGATGAGGTAATTGCGCGCATTCGCGCACATCCGCCCGAGGATCATCCGGGCGAGACCATCTATCAGGCTGGCCCCGACTATGCGATTTTTCCGGAAAAGGAGCCGAGCCCGAGCGCGGTGAACCCCGAAGACCGGATCGCCAAGGTTTTCAACTGTCACACCGAAGGCATGACGCGGCAGATCGCCGAGAGCGACGCCATCGCCGACATCGTCGAAGGATTGCTCGGCCCCGATATCGATTGTTTCCAGAGCCAGTTCATCTTCAAGAACCCCGGCGTCATCGGCCAGCCCTGGCATCAGGACAGCTATTATTTCCGTTTCGACCGCCAGCCGCAGGTCGGCGTCTGGCTGGCGCTCAGCCGCGCGACACTCGAAAACGGTTGCCTTTGGGTGCTGCCGGGGTCGCATAAGGGCCCGATCCACGACCATGTCCCCGATCGCCGCCCCGCCGCGAACCGCGCCTATACCGAAATCGTCAGCGAAGACGACAGCGCGCGCGAACCCGCGCTGATGGAGCCCGGCGACGTGCTCTTCTTTCACAGTTTCCTGATGCACATGTCGACCGACAATGTCGCCGATGAGCGCCGCGCCGCGATGGTCTATCATTATGGCCGCGCCGGCACCCTGCCCGTGAACGACGAGGCCGCCGCCTCGCTAGCCCCCGTCAACCGCTGGATCCCGATCCGCCGTCAAGAGGCCGAAGCAGCATGA